The genomic interval AGGTAAAATTATTTTGGCTCAGtttgtttttgtcttttttgcCTTAAAAATATCAACAGAGACACAATAATCAAATGCTTAGAAATCAAACCAACAATTGATTTAAAGACACAAATGGAGACGAATTTGCAGATGAAATCTATCAAAAAGCTCTAATTTCACGCTCTGATTTGCATTTTATTTAGGTAGAAAGTAAAAATTTAAAGTTACGGGAGATGCATGAGATTTTGTTAACATAAATCCACAATGTCTCCTTAGAAGCAGTGATAGAGATATCCAGACTTTTAcctaatgaaaaataattatattaagtTTCATCATTgcacaacaataaaattttaaatgaaaccaTCGAATTCCTTACTGTTGTTATCTAGGTCTTTTTCAGGAATTACATGCTTCACCTTAAAGGTATTTTCTAATTATGGAAATTACATAGAACTAGTTAGATAAATAGATTTGATTCTGTAATATTAATGTTTGTTGTACCCCCTGTCAAAAATGGTGTTTGATATCTACAGCTTGAAATACAGATTTCTAATGAACTATAGTATCTGTGCTGGCTTCAAGAAAGTCAGATTTTCTCCTACAGATTTATGGTGAGAGTTTCATCCTCTCCCCACCTAATCTACTCATCAGTTTCTGCTAGCTAGGTTTCATCAAGTGTTTTCTGAAGTATCTTCTAGGTGCCAGTGAGGAGTTATTTTGCTTAGATccaaatactttttgaatttagaAGTATCAAACTTCTGAGGAAACTTTTTGGAGTGATTTAACTCAAGAAGGCATCACCAGAGTGCTTTTCTTTCAGTTTTCTattccaaatataaatattataagaGCATACCACAAAGACTCTAGGACAATAAAAAGCGTTGGTGCTCCTTTTCTTGAATTTGGATTGGTCTGTTTGATTAGTGCGTGATCAGAAACGCAGAATAAAGAAACTGTCCTGATAGTTACTTTTTCTTCGAcctgcgttttaacccactttcccgcacgcattttagtttttaaaGTATCACTAGTGGGGGAAagtgacattcttcaaaggaaaaacaactatcaaaccacccaggtttgatatcagttgctatgacaacccaagcgtgtaattgttactaaaacgtcaaagttgttcaaaacgtcttggaagtgaccgaatatataaataacaatttcagtTTCAACAATATTGAagttaaaatagttttttttcagctaatagacaacaataattttttttgtaatgttcttatttaattttaggTTCAACAAATTATCGCAAGGGTATTATCCattaggaataaaaaaaattgacgttaAAGACAAACATGAAGATATAAATGTTAGAAAAGCAGCAAATCGActcataaaatttgaaaaaaagcttttgggaaaaaatagaaaaagaaaattagataaagaaaataatgaacaagGTAATATTGAGAAAAGACTAAAACTGCAAGAAGAAATATCAGATGTATTAAGAAATGAAGGAACTAAAACAAACAGTGAAAATCTTTTGAcagtaaaatcaaaaaagaaaaaagagaaaaaaacaaaagttaaagTTCACAAGGAAGAAGAATCTAAAACTCTAGCTGAACATAATGATAATCAAGTGgaagaaattgtagaaaaagctaaaaagaaaaaagataaattgaataaactaAGATCAGATTCCATTATGCAAACTGTTATTaccaagaaaaatcaaaatggttCATTGAACTCTATAGATTCTAAAATTAACAGTCAGATTattaaagcaaaaaataaattgaagtatcaaaaggacaaaaaaataaatgagaaacgTAAAAAAGGAATTAGCTCAAAAATAGATTGTGTATTTAAGAGGAATTCTGGAACGTGGGTTGTTTATGAAGCTGGTAAATATGATTcatattaaaaacttttcttttattatatgCACAGAAGACATTTTGAGTTTCTATTTTGTGTAGGTCTCTGAGTATAAGTCTAGTTGTACAATATATTTCATAGTTGTATGGCATTTAATAAGTTACACCAATATGAAAGATCCTTCTTTTTGCTAAtctttcaattaattcaatatttttagaaaataattctttATCTCAGAAAACGGTGGATTGTATAACGCCCAATAAATTGTCAGGAAAAAATACCAAGAGTGTTGTAAAGGCAAATACAGGAAAAAGCAGAACTATTGAgacaaatctgtcaaattttatctGTAATGATGATTCGCCCAAGTCTGGTTAGttccttttccattttttatatctttttgcatatgtttcattttgtttatttgtatggttgataataataataaatgaattattaaaaataatttgagatataaaaattatttgatattaaaagcGCTACTAACAAAAATATGTCTAATTATAATAGCGGGTGTGAatacttaaatttattttagagaaTCTAATTAAGTGTAAATTTTGGGGTTTTAACGTAAAAAAGGTggataataacaaaaatgtttataaaacaaatatgaacTCGTGGGTgaactttattatttcacaaAGAACTTTGACGGCAAAAAATACCAAAACATTCTTTACAAGCTCTTTGTAGACCTAAGTGGTTTTTTTCGATTCTGGAAAAATGATGAATACCGAGGATGATATGCttttttataacctaaaattccTTTGGGATGGAATATACCCCCATTTAATTAACCCATTATTTGTTATTTGGCCAAAACTTCTAATAAATGAGCTCTTGAATTTCCTTTAATGATTTAATTTCATTGACGCctaaattaagttattttttatgattattttatcaataatttttgctATTGTGCAAGACAAGCAAATTAgctaaaatgcaaaaaatagataatttttatataatattatgtGACTAACTTAACACTTTGATATGAACTCTCacgtttgacaaaaattatataatccTTTCTTAAATAATGTGCTAAATGGAGCAGGCTCCTTACAAGCTCAAATGAGAAAAGTTCCCATGTGGGAATCTAGAACTTTACGAAGGTTTCAAGAGACACTGTGGGTGTGTAACTGATGAAAACCAAAACTCATTTTGTCTTTACTTCAGACGCTGAGCTTTGTTTCATCTACATTTTGAGTTGAACGGCCAACAAAAAATTAGCAATGATATGATAAGAAGTACATAGTGCCTGCAACTGGACTTTGCTGGAGATAATTTGGTCTGCGAGCAGCACCTGAAGTCAAAGTCGAAAGGTTTGCTAACTAGATCAACAATGCTATGGTGGGGCATTAATGTCGAATGCCAAATCAACATGTTGCTTATTGAAGAGGTCATCTTATTGCTCTATTATTTTTAGGATATTTTAGTCCTGCATGCTTCAATGCAGATCATAATGTTGTTTAATAAGCTGTAATAATGGACCTTTGTGAAATAGGCCCTTTcctattgtttttgaaaaccccttctctaaatattttcttaaatctttGTACTTCCCATAATAGTagagttaaaaaataattttatgtttgagGTTTCAACTCCTCTTTgttcaaatttggaaaatattatttttggtaaATACTTATTATTCTCTTGCgcttattaatttcaaatgacttttatcgatttttttaatgacaaatacCACACTTCCCACAGGATTGGCTCCAGTTAATTTAAACGAATCATCACCAGAACAGAAAGAAGTTTTTCAGAAATCCGATTGGGAAGAACCATTACAAGAAGGTGAATACGAAATCTGCATaccatcaaaaaaatatatcggaaaaatgaagaaactagcaaaaaatgaaaacaaaagtgTAAATGAACTTATTAATTCAACTTTGGAAAGAATTAAAGGAAAATCTAGGCTAAGTTTAGATTCGCGATTAGTGAATAATCCGTTTTCTAAATCACCTAGTgccaaaaaagtgaaaatcaatataaaattaaatagaagTCAGGATATTTATGAACATATCGCTAATGTTAGGAGTTCCCCCGCTATACCATACGATGCTACCAAAAAACCTTCTAAACCTTTGTTAAAACCTAGTGCGAATTCTACTCCTATAAatcctttttataaaaagttacTGCTAATGTAAATAGTGTGAAGAcatttatattaatgaatttaataactatcaataatttttcatttggcAATTAGAAACATTTTGAAGACTTTACAAAGAACGTTTtgcaaatatttctattaattcacTTTATTACATTACAAGTtattaaagatataaatatttcttgtaaTCTGAATATATGAAGAACGgcaagatataaatatttttgtattgataagTTTAATTCTGTAGTAAGCTGAACATAggtcaaaacttttttttggatGTAACATAATGGAAAAGAATCCCGATTTATTCAAGCCGTAGATTCTAGCCATgttcttaattttctcaaaactatTCTTCCTATTTTCGGGCTATCATgatacctaaaaataaatctatGGAGAACTAATTAAGGtgctgaaaaaattaataacaccTGTTCATTTAGTTTTCTTATTGGCATTTTGGCAAATGATAATATCCATATTTTTGGAAGATAGGAGAATAAATATAAagtctttgaattataataaactaaacTTTTCTTATACTGCTCTTTGAGTACCGTAGTTTCTTATGGTTTGGTTAGCATGAAAATCAATCAACATCAAAAGAAGAGCGGGTAGCATATACATCAGGTCCACAAAAATTACagtttgaaaaaagtaatttgttcaattgaaaatataatttgtaacaaaatgttttacaaataatttgCCTCAACTAAAACCATTAGACATTGGGTAATGATACACCTTTCCAGTGAAACTATCCAACTATTAGGTATACAGAAGTAGTCTCATATCTTTCAGGTATTAAGCTGAAATTCTACTAAGAAGTTCGAGTATTTCTTTCCCCGAGTTCGTTAACATTTCTTGCTCTTTCAAGTCGCGTGGatacacattttattttaaagagaCCCAAAAAATCTTGAGCTTAGAGAGACCAATTGACCGCATCACGAGAAgtaatttcattattgaaaatattttccaaataatctttAACTGCATGTTAGCTTATCTTCGAgaaatttgtacaaaatatgtttttcaaatagtgttcacaaaatgttgaaattttgtatatgtGTAATAAATTTGAGTAGTCTGCATTCCAGTTTTTGAACGATAGTGTCCTGAGTAGGTTAATTGCAAGTGGACAATCTTTAATATGAACACTTTATGGAATATATAACTTATAGAGATGtttcatttattgataaaattattggaTTCTATGAATCTTAGTATATTATTACTGGGAGCTGttacatttcaaatttatactAAACAAATGTCTTGATTGATACTAAAAACTTGCACCATCAACACAGGTTAATGACTTTCTGTTTATCTTTGTAAATTTTTGTTCGATGATTcctcttattttatttttggtattaacacataaaaatcgtttttttctactTGTTTATTCAAACGTGGTTTTCTCTGATAATTGTTCAACATAACATGgcgatttttaaattttgtaattgtttttttaaatttattaacaattttctcttaataaaaaaataattgtattttgataTTCCACAGCTCtggttttattaaataatacaaGTTTACTGTCATCAGGCCTATTatgtaattcaatataaaactgTAATTGAATTCTTATTTTGaccattttaattttgaaatatggacaattactattttatttgcaaagtattttttctctctctctttgatgtaaagttcaaaattttggatattattttttacttattgaaaatattacttttttgtaaAGTAAATGTAATTAGTTCTTGAATAAAATTCTAGgttggattttatttttttacttgtgTCCATTAGGAAGTTATAGTTGACATTCAAAGGTTGACAAACGTCTTTTTTGCACGCTTATATTAACTTCACCTGTATATGGGTATGTTTGTTTCTAACTGTCTTTTAGACAAAGAGCAAGGggcttatttaataaaaatttttcatccttaTTACTCTATTCCCACCAAAAAATCGTGTTATGCTCACTTGTCTGCCAAAGACAATAAAACAAGATTCGAGAAATGTACCATTTAGACGTCAACAAAATTTACTATAACTCCAGGTATAGTGGGAAGAAGTTATTGTAGTATGTAGTATGAAGgagttaaatatttttatacttcttCATACACTGTATGGTGTTAAGTTGAATGAAACTTAAGACATATtcctgaaaaaataaatttccttatATCTTTAGAAAACGAATATGCAATTAGTTGAGGtttcatcacattttttttgtttatacatacTGTAAGATATAGCgagtaaaaattttgttattttgtttctgtACATTGAAAACTGAATGTTAcgttaattatatattaaaacttcgaatttggatttttaaaaacaaaaattacaattaaaagatatgtttattaagcaacgttagaacaaagaatgcattatgaaaagaaatacaGTTTTTCTTATCTTCTGTGTTTCCGCGAAGTCATCACATTTGTTATATGCTGTCAGCTGTTACTTCATATGTAACTCGTTTTAAATACAACCCTCGTCCCATTTCAGTTGgctccaattaaaaaaattactaattattactttttcagctattaaaaaccggcaaattgtttcgttttgagCACTTTATATTCTCTATAAACATTCTAGATACTTTTACAGAAGTTACAAGTCTTAACATATGTTAtaattacaaaccaaaaaaaaacaaatgtaatCAGAAAGgcttaaatattaaacatacttttaaaatttaacATTGTGTAACATCCCCTTTATGTTTAATAACAGCCGTAATTCTTTGAGGCATGGTGTTTATTAAATTCTGGCAGTATTCGGGAGTAAAATCATCCCAAATTTCTTGTAGTCTTTCTTTTAATTCCATGACAGTTCTAGCTGGATTTGCACGCAactgctttttcatttcttgCCAAAGTGTTTCTATTGGTGATAAATCTGGACTACTTGAAACCCACTCTAAAAGTGGAGTATTGTTGTCTGAGAATCATTTTAAAGCATGCTGCTCCGTCTTGCTGAAAAATAAAGGCTTCCCAACGGTTAAAGTTACTTCTCTTGTTGGTAActgattcttctaaaatatccagGTACTTTTCAGTATTGACAATTCCGTTTATGAAATGCAGTTTTCCCACTCCTCTTGCAGATATCGAGCCCCACACCATCACAGGTGCCGGAAATTTTACTTTCCGTTTCAAACAATCTGGatgaaaagcttcatttttttgtcgaataataactctgaaaaataaaagaaaatttaaattaagaaaaatatgtattaaattaAGGTGTAACAAAATTCACCGTGTATGTCCGAAATCCTAATTTTTGAGTCTCTCTGTGACATGTGGATCTTGAAACCCGCATTACTCC from Diorhabda sublineata isolate icDioSubl1.1 chromosome 8, icDioSubl1.1, whole genome shotgun sequence carries:
- the LOC130448133 gene encoding ribosomal RNA processing protein 1 homolog; its protein translation is MVNTEFEFKNVKIMKPETKPDSKSHIILQESDIIKILAGNDPKARDKALKNLNKWFLQRSKKMPYTESDFERIWKGLFYCMWMSDKPLIQEECAEKISKLVHFPDLPTSILFFKAGMYILGSEWSSIDQLRLDKFLMLVRRLLRQILRALQQHSFTDKNVQRFNDAILETVLNKNKTPVGLFMHFNEIFMEELAKVTQGKLHNHSVVVFLKPFIQRLATSQDGREIKHIRKYIFSYLMRQSDVGLDYQEKYEAWKRQGFPGSINSMQKITIEEKHSDDEEENSSTEEQMEKPLDPRAGRVDVEIPQIRFNAKEVSNALLEFKFDKKSSTHSRNIITVLARQFNKLSQGYYPLGIKKIDVKDKHEDINVRKAANRLIKFEKKLLGKNRKRKLDKENNEQGNIEKRLKLQEEISDVLRNEGTKTNSENLLTVKSKKKKEKKTKVKVHKEEESKTLAEHNDNQVEEIVEKAKKKKDKLNKLRSDSIMQTVITKKNQNGSLNSIDSKINSQIIKAKNKLKYQKDKKINEKRKKGISSKIDCVFKRNSGTWVVYEAENNSLSQKTVDCITPNKLSGKNTKSVVKANTGKSRTIETNLSNFICNDDSPKSGLAPVNLNESSPEQKEVFQKSDWEEPLQEGEYEICIPSKKYIGKMKKLAKNENKSVNELINSTLERIKGKSRLSLDSRLVNNPFSKSPSAKKVKINIKLNRSQDIYEHIANVRSSPAIPYDATKKPSKPLLKPSANSTPINPFYKKLLLM